The following are encoded together in the Microbacterium hatanonis genome:
- a CDS encoding LacI family DNA-binding transcriptional regulator: MSGIADVARLAGVSKSTASRALTGGGYVSDETRRRVQDAAGSLGYVPTTSAVSLATGRTNTVALIVPRVNRWYFGSIIEGVERTLIPRGYDLTLYVAEPDSRDRASLYSHFLARKRFDGVIAVALEPDDADIARLLSFGKPTVCIGNELAEIATLGIDNTAIGRMITQHLLALGHRAIVFLGATPKGEPTAHDVIDRIAGYRQAMSGAGLSDRTGVYESTLTITDGYAAAAALLADVESRPTAIVAACDEIAIGAIVAARRLGIAVPSQLSVVGVDGHDYAEMFALTTVEQRPAAQGEQAVDILLGMVDNADAPARSTIPVQLVVRASTAAPR, encoded by the coding sequence GTGAGCGGAATCGCCGACGTCGCGCGCCTGGCGGGCGTATCGAAGTCGACGGCGAGCCGCGCCCTCACGGGGGGCGGGTACGTCTCCGACGAGACCCGTCGACGGGTTCAGGATGCTGCGGGGTCGCTCGGCTACGTGCCCACGACGAGCGCCGTCAGCCTCGCGACCGGCCGCACGAACACGGTCGCCCTCATCGTGCCGCGCGTCAACCGCTGGTACTTCGGTTCGATCATCGAGGGGGTCGAGCGCACGCTCATCCCGCGCGGCTACGACCTCACGCTGTACGTCGCAGAGCCCGACTCCCGGGACCGGGCGAGCCTGTACAGCCACTTCCTGGCGCGCAAGAGGTTCGACGGCGTCATCGCGGTCGCCCTCGAGCCCGACGACGCCGACATCGCCCGGCTGCTCTCGTTCGGCAAGCCGACCGTGTGCATCGGCAACGAGCTGGCCGAGATCGCCACGCTCGGCATCGACAACACCGCCATCGGGCGCATGATCACCCAGCACCTGCTCGCGCTCGGCCATCGGGCCATCGTGTTCCTCGGCGCGACGCCGAAGGGCGAGCCCACCGCCCACGACGTGATCGACCGCATCGCCGGCTACCGCCAGGCCATGTCGGGCGCGGGGCTGTCGGACCGGACCGGCGTCTACGAATCGACACTCACGATCACCGACGGCTACGCCGCTGCCGCCGCTCTGCTCGCCGATGTCGAGAGCCGGCCCACCGCGATCGTCGCGGCCTGCGACGAGATCGCGATCGGCGCGATCGTGGCCGCCCGCCGGCTGGGGATCGCCGTCCCCTCCCAGCTCAGCGTGGTCGGCGTCGACGGCCACGACTACGCGGAGATGTTCGCGTTGACGACCGTGGAGCAGCGCCCCGCCGCACAGGGCGAGCAGGCGGTCGACATCCTGCTGGGGATGGTCGACAACGCGGACGCCCCGGCCCGGTCGACGATCCCGGTGCAGCTCGTCGTGCGGGCCTCCACGGCAGCACCCCGCTGA
- a CDS encoding carbohydrate ABC transporter permease, giving the protein MATVQEAPAYGARAARKTARETRRNEAQAHKRLTSRTATIIAIVIAIFWTIPTFGLFVTSFRPGADSQTSGWWTVFVNPGFTLDNYSEALTSGGTALTLGDSFLNSLAISIPATIIPISIAALAAYAFAWIDFKGKNLLFVFVFALQIVPIQMALVPLLSLFSRGLEINGTAVFPGFELRDVDHSFATVWIAHAIFALPLAIFLLHNFISEIPTEVIEAARVDGAGHGQIFFRMILPLAMPAIASFAIFQFLWVWNDLLVATIFAPTSSLPLTQTLNSLSGSWGDRWYLQSAGAFISIIVPLIVFFSLQRFFVRGLLAGATKG; this is encoded by the coding sequence ATGGCCACGGTGCAGGAGGCCCCCGCCTACGGTGCGCGCGCCGCCCGGAAGACGGCTCGTGAGACCCGTCGCAACGAGGCGCAGGCGCACAAGCGGCTCACCTCGCGGACCGCGACGATCATCGCGATCGTCATCGCGATCTTCTGGACGATCCCGACGTTCGGTCTGTTCGTCACCTCGTTCCGGCCGGGCGCCGACTCGCAGACGTCGGGGTGGTGGACCGTCTTCGTGAACCCCGGTTTCACGCTCGACAACTACTCCGAGGCGCTGACGTCCGGGGGCACGGCACTGACGCTGGGCGACTCGTTCCTCAACTCGCTCGCGATCTCGATCCCGGCGACGATCATCCCGATCTCGATCGCGGCGCTCGCCGCGTACGCGTTCGCGTGGATCGACTTCAAGGGCAAGAACCTGCTGTTCGTCTTCGTCTTCGCCCTGCAGATCGTGCCGATCCAGATGGCGCTGGTGCCCCTGCTGTCGCTGTTCTCGCGCGGCCTCGAGATCAACGGCACGGCCGTCTTCCCGGGCTTCGAGCTGCGAGACGTCGACCACAGCTTCGCCACCGTCTGGATCGCGCACGCGATCTTCGCCCTCCCGCTCGCGATCTTCCTGCTGCACAACTTCATCTCGGAGATCCCGACCGAGGTGATCGAGGCGGCCCGCGTCGACGGTGCCGGCCACGGTCAGATCTTCTTCCGGATGATCCTGCCGCTGGCCATGCCGGCCATCGCCTCGTTCGCGATCTTCCAGTTCCTCTGGGTCTGGAACGATCTGCTCGTGGCGACGATCTTCGCGCCGACGTCGTCTCTCCCTCTGACGCAGACGTTGAACTCGCTCTCCGGTTCGTGGGGTGATCGCTGGTACCTGCAGTCCGCGGGTGCGTTCATCTCGATCATCGTTCCGCTGATCGTGTTCTTCTCGCTGCAGCGCTTCTTCGTCCGGGGCCTCCTCGCCGGCGCGACGAAGGGCTGA
- a CDS encoding HAD-IC family P-type ATPase has product MDASASPSSLVEVDVETGLTTAQVAERVSAGKTNAYRADSSRSVGSIVRANVLTLFNAIVGGCFLVLLLLGRWQDALFGLSALANAVIGCVQEFRAKAALDRLALLNAPLARVRRDGEDAEISPDGIVLDDVLVLRAGDQVPADAEVLSGRALQIDESMLTGESDAVDKRPGDEALSGSIVVAGEGAARVVRVGADSYANSFAAEAKRFSMVSSELRTSINRVLTWVGWGIGPIGLLVLNAQMVAAGGWVQAWESGAWTQAVVNVIAALTAMIPLGLVLMTSIAFAVGAAKLAARQVLVNELPAVEGLARVDIICLDKTGTLTAGEIRFDGAHPVAEVAGWRDALAWYGAAPDANATAKCLRDPFPAPRPREVLGTVPFSSARKWSAVTLDGAADEGGGTWVLGAPEMVFPDAATDTATPLGSLAVQLSSSGMRTLVLAHSPAALSGDDMEAERLPGAVEPVAVLTFREEVRPDAAQTLAYFRRQGVSIRIISGDNPRTVAAIARELGVEAGDGVDARTLPDDEAALGDVLEKNIVFGRVTPDQKKRIVLALQARGHTVAMTGDGVNDALAIKTADIGIAMNSGAAATKAVARLVLLDSQFSHLPDVVAEGRQVIANIERVSMLFLTKTAYATTLAILCGALVMEFPFLPRQLSITDGLTIGIPAFFLALMPNAQRYVPGFLRRSLTFAIPSGVIIAVALTAYARLAAGMGVAQPELRTGATIILAVIGIWVLAVLARPIDRWKGLVIGAMFVALLGIFTIPLSTGFFQLIDPGEDAAYLVAGITVLTIGGIEIVRAVHRRFVVRALGENPFAELSGGTSDFPAAPRAPRR; this is encoded by the coding sequence ATGGATGCTTCCGCCTCCCCTTCTTCTCTCGTCGAGGTCGACGTCGAGACCGGTCTGACGACGGCGCAGGTCGCCGAGAGGGTGTCGGCGGGAAAGACCAACGCCTATCGCGCCGACTCCAGTCGGAGCGTCGGGAGCATCGTCCGCGCGAACGTCCTGACCCTCTTCAACGCCATCGTCGGCGGGTGCTTCCTCGTGCTGCTGCTGCTCGGGCGCTGGCAGGACGCCCTCTTCGGGCTGAGCGCGCTGGCGAACGCGGTGATCGGCTGCGTGCAGGAGTTCCGGGCGAAGGCCGCGCTCGACCGCCTCGCCCTGTTGAACGCGCCGCTCGCCCGGGTGCGTCGTGATGGCGAGGACGCGGAGATCTCGCCCGACGGGATCGTGCTCGACGACGTGCTGGTGCTCCGCGCCGGCGACCAGGTGCCCGCCGATGCCGAGGTGCTCTCCGGGCGAGCCCTGCAGATCGACGAGTCGATGCTCACCGGTGAGTCCGACGCGGTCGACAAGCGCCCCGGCGACGAGGCCCTGTCGGGTTCGATCGTCGTGGCGGGGGAGGGCGCCGCACGCGTCGTGCGCGTCGGCGCGGACTCGTACGCCAACTCGTTCGCCGCCGAGGCCAAGCGCTTCTCCATGGTCTCGAGCGAACTGCGCACGTCGATCAACCGGGTGCTGACCTGGGTCGGCTGGGGGATCGGGCCGATCGGCCTGCTCGTGCTGAACGCGCAGATGGTCGCGGCCGGCGGGTGGGTGCAGGCCTGGGAGAGCGGAGCGTGGACGCAGGCGGTGGTCAACGTGATCGCCGCGTTGACCGCGATGATCCCGCTCGGCCTCGTGCTCATGACGTCGATCGCCTTCGCGGTGGGCGCCGCCAAGCTCGCCGCTCGTCAGGTGCTCGTGAACGAGCTTCCCGCCGTGGAGGGCCTGGCTCGCGTCGACATCATCTGCCTCGACAAGACGGGCACCCTCACGGCGGGCGAGATCCGCTTCGACGGCGCCCATCCCGTGGCCGAGGTCGCCGGATGGCGCGACGCGCTCGCCTGGTACGGCGCCGCACCCGATGCGAACGCGACGGCGAAATGCCTGCGCGACCCGTTCCCCGCGCCTCGACCGCGCGAGGTTCTGGGCACCGTCCCGTTCTCGTCGGCGCGCAAGTGGAGCGCGGTCACGCTCGACGGCGCCGCGGACGAGGGCGGCGGAACATGGGTGCTGGGCGCCCCGGAGATGGTGTTCCCGGATGCGGCGACCGACACCGCGACGCCGCTGGGCTCCCTCGCGGTGCAGCTCTCGTCGTCGGGGATGCGCACGCTCGTGCTCGCCCACTCCCCGGCGGCGCTGTCGGGCGACGACATGGAGGCCGAGCGCCTCCCCGGCGCGGTCGAGCCCGTCGCGGTGCTGACCTTCCGCGAGGAGGTGAGGCCCGATGCCGCCCAGACGCTGGCCTACTTCCGGCGTCAGGGCGTCAGCATCCGGATCATCTCGGGAGACAATCCGCGCACGGTCGCTGCCATCGCGCGCGAGCTGGGTGTCGAGGCCGGCGACGGCGTGGACGCCCGTACGCTTCCCGACGACGAGGCGGCGCTGGGCGACGTGCTGGAGAAGAACATCGTCTTCGGCCGAGTGACCCCCGATCAGAAGAAGCGGATCGTGCTGGCCCTCCAGGCCCGCGGACACACGGTGGCGATGACCGGAGACGGTGTGAACGACGCCCTCGCGATCAAGACCGCCGACATCGGCATCGCGATGAACTCCGGAGCGGCGGCGACGAAGGCCGTCGCCCGCCTCGTGCTGCTGGACAGCCAGTTCTCCCACCTCCCCGACGTCGTCGCCGAGGGGCGGCAGGTGATCGCCAACATCGAGCGCGTATCGATGCTGTTCCTGACGAAGACGGCCTATGCCACGACGCTGGCGATCCTCTGCGGGGCGCTCGTGATGGAGTTCCCGTTCCTCCCGCGTCAGCTGTCGATCACCGACGGACTGACGATCGGCATCCCCGCCTTCTTCCTCGCCCTCATGCCGAACGCGCAGCGCTACGTCCCCGGCTTCCTTCGGCGCTCGCTGACGTTCGCGATCCCCTCCGGTGTGATCATCGCCGTGGCGTTGACCGCCTATGCCCGGCTCGCAGCCGGGATGGGCGTGGCCCAGCCCGAGCTGCGCACCGGCGCGACGATCATCCTCGCGGTGATCGGCATCTGGGTGCTGGCCGTTCTCGCGCGCCCCATCGACCGCTGGAAGGGGCTCGTCATCGGGGCGATGTTCGTCGCGCTCCTCGGGATCTTCACGATCCCGCTGTCGACCGGCTTCTTCCAGTTGATCGATCCGGGCGAGGATGCGGCGTACCTGGTCGCCGGCATCACGGTGCTGACGATCGGCGGGATCGAGATCGTGCGGGCCGTGCACCGCCGGTTCGTGGTGCGGGCGCTGGGCGAGAACCCCTTCGCCGAGCTCAGCGGCGGAACCAGCGACTTCCCGGCGGCGCCCAGAGCGCCGCGACGATGA
- the rplJ gene encoding 50S ribosomal protein L10: MAQKDASVAELTKHFEDSTAVLLTEYRGLTVAQLKELRNNIRQDAEYAVVKNTLTKIAASNAGVTGLDDELKGPSAIAFVHGDPVAVAKGLRAFAKANPLLVIKGGYFDGAALTADEVNKLADLESREVLLAKLAGAMKASLFGAAYLFNAPLSKAVRTVDALRDKQESAA; this comes from the coding sequence ATGGCGCAGAAGGACGCATCGGTTGCCGAGCTCACGAAGCACTTCGAGGACTCGACCGCCGTTCTGCTGACCGAGTACCGCGGTCTGACGGTTGCCCAGCTCAAGGAGCTGCGCAACAACATCCGTCAGGACGCGGAGTACGCCGTGGTGAAGAACACGCTGACCAAGATCGCCGCGTCCAACGCCGGCGTGACGGGTCTGGACGACGAACTCAAGGGTCCGTCGGCCATCGCCTTCGTGCACGGTGACCCGGTCGCCGTCGCGAAGGGGCTGCGCGCCTTCGCCAAGGCTAATCCTCTTCTCGTGATCAAGGGCGGGTACTTCGACGGTGCCGCCCTGACCGCGGATGAGGTCAACAAGCTCGCCGACCTCGAGAGCCGTGAAGTCCTGCTGGCGAAGCTCGCCGGTGCGATGAAGGCCTCGCTGTTCGGCGCCGCATATCTGTTCAACGCACCGCTGTCGAAGGCCGTTCGCACGGTCGATGCGCTGCGCGACAAGCAGGAGTCCGCAGCCTGA
- a CDS encoding carbohydrate ABC transporter permease, with translation MSHTLTAPPEAPPEQPRAVASQPGRRAATIGVIIAAVVLLVALVALFAAPAVEDAPKTTLGFSLNSFFVWIGNLNPLVQIPIAVVAFGAVVALILLVIEFAPRAGRGYFWMRLVICFAVPVLAFMLLRPYQNAVLYVVGIALALGALLFFFDYRSRAGAGYFFQLVVFLLPAAILLLLGLIYPAISTIYQSFFDKSGETFVGLENYIWTFTNPEGFWSVINTVIWAIFAPTLSTAIGLAYAAFIDRARGEKILKLFVFMPFAISFVGAGIIWKFVYDYRQGEQIGILNAIVTLFGGQPIGWLDQTPLVNTFALLAVFIWTQTGFAMVILSVAIKAVPTEQLEAAQLDGTTPWQRFINVTVPGIRASLIVVLTTITIASLKVYDIVAVMTGGRANSSVLGFEMVNQQQRFQSFGHSSALAVVLFLFVLPLIIYNARQMRKQKEIR, from the coding sequence ATGTCGCATACGCTCACCGCGCCACCTGAAGCTCCGCCGGAACAGCCGCGTGCTGTCGCGTCGCAGCCGGGTCGGCGCGCCGCCACCATCGGCGTGATCATCGCCGCCGTGGTGCTCCTCGTCGCCCTGGTGGCGCTGTTCGCCGCTCCGGCGGTCGAGGATGCGCCCAAGACGACGCTCGGGTTCTCGCTCAACAGCTTCTTCGTCTGGATCGGCAATCTGAACCCGCTCGTGCAGATCCCGATCGCCGTCGTCGCCTTCGGCGCCGTGGTCGCGCTGATCCTGCTCGTCATCGAGTTCGCTCCGCGGGCAGGCCGCGGGTACTTCTGGATGCGACTCGTGATCTGCTTCGCCGTTCCGGTGCTGGCCTTCATGCTCCTGCGGCCCTACCAGAACGCCGTCCTCTACGTCGTGGGGATCGCGCTCGCACTCGGCGCGCTGCTGTTCTTCTTCGACTACCGCTCGCGCGCTGGTGCCGGGTACTTCTTCCAGCTCGTGGTGTTCCTGCTGCCCGCGGCCATCCTGCTGCTGCTCGGCCTCATCTACCCCGCGATCTCGACGATCTACCAGTCGTTCTTCGACAAGAGCGGCGAGACGTTCGTGGGGCTGGAGAACTACATCTGGACCTTCACCAACCCCGAGGGGTTCTGGTCGGTCATCAACACGGTCATCTGGGCGATCTTCGCCCCCACCCTGTCGACGGCGATCGGGCTGGCGTATGCGGCGTTCATCGACCGGGCACGCGGTGAGAAGATCCTGAAGCTCTTCGTCTTCATGCCGTTCGCCATCTCGTTCGTCGGTGCGGGCATCATCTGGAAGTTCGTGTACGACTACCGGCAGGGCGAGCAGATCGGCATCCTGAACGCGATCGTCACGCTGTTCGGGGGTCAGCCCATCGGGTGGCTCGACCAGACGCCGCTCGTGAACACCTTCGCCCTGCTGGCGGTGTTCATCTGGACCCAGACCGGTTTCGCCATGGTGATCCTGTCGGTGGCGATCAAGGCAGTGCCGACCGAGCAGCTCGAAGCCGCGCAGCTCGACGGCACGACGCCGTGGCAGCGATTCATCAACGTGACCGTGCCGGGCATCCGCGCCTCGCTCATCGTGGTGCTGACCACGATCACCATCGCCTCGCTGAAGGTGTACGACATCGTCGCGGTCATGACCGGCGGGCGCGCGAACTCCAGCGTGCTCGGCTTCGAGATGGTCAACCAGCAGCAGCGGTTCCAGAGCTTCGGGCACTCGTCGGCGCTGGCCGTCGTGCTGTTCCTGTTCGTGCTGCCGCTGATCATCTACAACGCGCGTCAGATGCGCAAGCAGAAGGAGATCCGATAA
- a CDS encoding ABC transporter substrate-binding protein — MISSQRRRVIAPIAFIGIAGLALAGCAEGGTSEDTGSVEGQTVQIAGGITGVEADDLNASFEQFTADTGIEVVYTGDKSFEGNIVTKVTGGSAPDIAIVPQPGLVKALVDTGEVQPAPEAVEANVDANWSPDWKTYGTVDDVFYAAPMLGNVKGYVWYSPKQFAEWGVEIPTTYDELLTLTQTIRDKTGAAPWCAGFASDAASGWPGTDWIEDLVLRQSGADVYDQWVANEVEFTDPKIKDAFDAVGEILLNPDYVNAGYGDVKSINSTAFADVAAAVSDGRCAMTHQASFLSANFLEAKTAAGATPEIGPEGDVYAFLLPGVEADGETFVEAGGEFVTAFSDSEATQKVLEFMSTPEFANARVELGGVISANKNADPSLASSQFLTEAMELLQDPATVVRFDASDLMPATVGNGSFWKGMVNWIDGRPTDQVLSDIQAGYDN, encoded by the coding sequence ATGATCAGTTCGCAGCGACGCCGCGTGATCGCACCGATCGCGTTCATCGGCATCGCGGGGCTTGCTCTTGCAGGCTGCGCAGAGGGTGGCACCTCGGAGGACACGGGCTCCGTGGAGGGCCAGACCGTCCAGATCGCCGGTGGCATCACGGGTGTCGAGGCAGACGACCTGAACGCGTCGTTCGAGCAGTTCACCGCGGACACCGGCATCGAGGTCGTCTACACCGGCGACAAGAGCTTCGAGGGCAACATCGTCACGAAGGTCACGGGCGGCTCCGCCCCCGACATCGCGATCGTGCCCCAGCCCGGTCTCGTCAAGGCGCTCGTCGACACCGGCGAGGTCCAGCCGGCGCCCGAGGCCGTCGAGGCGAACGTCGACGCGAACTGGTCGCCCGACTGGAAGACCTACGGCACCGTCGACGACGTGTTCTACGCCGCTCCCATGCTCGGCAACGTCAAGGGCTACGTCTGGTACTCGCCGAAGCAGTTCGCCGAGTGGGGCGTCGAGATCCCGACGACCTACGACGAGCTCCTCACCCTGACCCAGACCATCCGCGACAAGACGGGTGCCGCGCCCTGGTGCGCCGGCTTCGCCTCCGACGCCGCGTCCGGCTGGCCCGGAACCGACTGGATCGAAGACCTCGTGCTCCGCCAGTCCGGCGCTGACGTCTACGACCAGTGGGTCGCGAACGAGGTCGAGTTCACCGACCCGAAGATCAAGGACGCGTTCGACGCGGTGGGTGAGATCCTCCTCAACCCCGACTACGTCAACGCCGGCTACGGCGACGTGAAGAGCATCAACTCCACGGCGTTCGCCGACGTGGCCGCTGCCGTCTCCGATGGTCGCTGCGCGATGACCCACCAGGCCTCGTTCCTCTCGGCGAACTTCCTCGAGGCGAAGACCGCCGCGGGCGCGACGCCGGAGATCGGCCCCGAGGGCGACGTCTACGCGTTCCTGCTCCCGGGCGTCGAAGCCGACGGTGAGACGTTCGTGGAAGCCGGTGGCGAGTTCGTCACGGCGTTCTCCGACTCCGAGGCCACGCAGAAGGTGCTCGAGTTCATGTCGACGCCCGAGTTCGCCAACGCCCGTGTGGAGCTGGGCGGCGTCATCTCGGCCAACAAGAACGCCGACCCGTCGCTGGCGTCCAGCCAGTTCCTCACCGAAGCCATGGAGCTTCTGCAGGACCCCGCGACCGTCGTCCGCTTCGACGCGTCGGACCTCATGCCGGCCACGGTGGGCAACGGATCCTTCTGGAAGGGCATGGTCAACTGGATCGACGGCCGCCCGACCGACCAGGTCCTGAGCGACATCCAGGCCGGATACGACAACTGA
- a CDS encoding DUF3105 domain-containing protein yields MSSENRRTSGNPATQSQINQTVKQQREQKRQEKLAEYQRQLAKRRRSKLLWWVVGGTAGLAIIALVAASFIFAPQAAPTYPGANATGTEIDGVETFDLPNNHVEGAVTYEQTPPAGGPHNAVWLNCGVYTEPQANENAVHSMEHGAVWVTYDANAVSDEELTTLKSKLPATYMLLSPYEGLDSPIVLSAWDHQLKIDSADDPRIEQFFTEYWRSQNAPEPNAVCSGAIDGPGKL; encoded by the coding sequence ATGTCTTCCGAGAATCGCCGCACCAGCGGCAACCCCGCCACGCAGTCGCAGATCAACCAGACGGTCAAACAGCAGCGCGAGCAGAAGCGCCAGGAGAAGCTCGCCGAGTACCAGCGCCAGCTCGCCAAGCGCCGCCGCAGCAAGCTGCTGTGGTGGGTCGTCGGCGGCACCGCTGGCCTTGCGATCATCGCCCTCGTCGCCGCGTCGTTCATCTTCGCCCCGCAGGCCGCCCCGACCTACCCGGGTGCCAACGCGACGGGTACCGAGATCGACGGCGTCGAGACCTTCGACCTCCCGAACAACCACGTCGAGGGCGCCGTCACCTACGAGCAGACCCCGCCCGCCGGCGGCCCGCACAACGCCGTCTGGCTCAACTGCGGCGTCTACACCGAGCCCCAGGCGAACGAGAACGCCGTCCACTCGATGGAGCACGGCGCCGTCTGGGTGACCTACGACGCCAACGCGGTGAGCGACGAGGAGCTCACGACCCTCAAGTCGAAGCTCCCGGCCACCTACATGCTCCTCTCCCCCTACGAGGGTCTCGACTCCCCGATCGTCCTGAGCGCCTGGGACCACCAGCTCAAGATCGACTCGGCCGACGACCCGCGCATCGAGCAGTTCTTCACCGAGTACTGGCGCAGCCAGAACGCCCCCGAACCGAACGCCGTGTGCTCGGGCGCGATCGACGGCCCCGGCAAGCTCTGA
- a CDS encoding DUF305 domain-containing protein — protein sequence MTDEARIPRPATRWILVAVAVLAIVAVAFALGRFTAFGATAAPARPSTVSAEAGFARDMQVHHEQAVRMAMEIYRKTSDDELRILSHDIATAQAGQRGEMYGWLVEWGLSQTGGPLMSWMSDSSAHQHDPATATEQELRDEMGMATDAQLSELEAATGPQADCLFLELMIRHHQGAIPMAQAVVELGQEPRVLTVAQSIITGQSAEIDAMRSMQTRLGCTA from the coding sequence GTGACCGACGAGGCGAGGATCCCCCGCCCCGCGACGCGGTGGATCCTCGTCGCGGTCGCGGTGCTGGCGATCGTGGCCGTCGCCTTCGCGCTCGGCCGGTTCACCGCGTTCGGGGCGACCGCCGCGCCCGCACGCCCCTCGACGGTGTCTGCCGAAGCCGGCTTCGCCCGCGACATGCAGGTGCACCACGAGCAGGCGGTGCGCATGGCGATGGAGATCTACCGCAAGACCTCCGACGACGAGCTGCGCATCCTCTCGCACGACATCGCCACCGCGCAGGCGGGGCAGCGCGGCGAGATGTACGGGTGGCTCGTGGAGTGGGGCCTCTCGCAGACGGGCGGCCCCCTCATGTCGTGGATGTCCGACTCGTCGGCGCATCAGCACGACCCCGCCACGGCCACCGAGCAGGAGCTCCGCGACGAGATGGGCATGGCGACCGACGCGCAGCTCTCCGAGCTCGAAGCGGCCACCGGCCCCCAGGCCGACTGCCTCTTCCTCGAGCTGATGATCCGCCACCACCAGGGAGCGATCCCGATGGCCCAGGCCGTGGTCGAACTGGGGCAGGAGCCGAGGGTGCTCACCGTCGCGCAGTCGATCATCACCGGGCAGTCCGCCGAGATCGATGCCATGCGCTCGATGCAGACGCGCCTGGGCTGCACCGCCTGA
- the rplL gene encoding 50S ribosomal protein L7/L12 produces MAKLTTDELLDAFKELTLIELSEFVKKFEETFEVTAAAPVAVAAAGAPAGGAPAEEEEVKDSFDVILDSVGDKKIQVIKVVRELTSLGLGEAKAVVDGAPKAVLEGATKDAADKAKAALEEAGASVTLK; encoded by the coding sequence ATGGCAAAGCTCACCACTGACGAGCTGCTCGACGCCTTCAAGGAGCTCACGCTCATCGAGCTCAGCGAGTTCGTCAAGAAGTTCGAGGAGACCTTCGAGGTCACCGCTGCGGCTCCGGTCGCCGTCGCCGCTGCCGGTGCCCCCGCCGGTGGCGCCCCCGCCGAAGAGGAAGAGGTCAAGGACTCCTTCGACGTCATCCTCGACTCGGTCGGCGACAAGAAGATCCAGGTCATCAAGGTCGTCCGCGAGCTCACCTCGCTCGGCCTCGGCGAGGCCAAGGCCGTCGTCGACGGTGCCCCCAAGGCCGTGCTCGAGGGCGCGACCAAGGACGCCGCTGACAAGGCGAAGGCCGCTCTCGAAGAGGCCGGCGCCAGCGTTACCCTCAAGTAA